CAATCACATGCACAAACTGGTAGACTTCtgttatatatttaatgaaatcTAAATTTTTCCTGCTCATGACGACAAAGACACCAACAACTGGTTATGgacaatatttttaaattatgacTGAGACCCAAAGCCATGGCTGGGCTTACTTTTGAGAGGTGACATGATAGGTCATCAGTGTGAAGTTCCCATCTGGCGGGATGAAAGATAGGACACGCTCCGCCTCCCAGCGCTTAAACCTCACACACGGGTGGAAACTCATGTCGTCGAGAAGACGAGGATTCTGTCACCAAAAAAGGCAACAACAATGATGCCCGTGAGCAAGTCTTTACACGCCAAGAAACACTGAGCAACAAGGACATGAACCCACCATGAAGGACAGAGTCAGGTCAGGCATCCCAGTGAGTTTCACGGAGGCTTCGATCACACCCTGGATCTCTGCAAATACTGTCGTGCCTGAATGAGAAAGTAAAGTATATGTAACATTTCTTCTATGAATACAGTCTACAGTGATCAAACTAGTGTTTTTTTGTACCTGATTTGTCCACAATTGCATCTATTTCCTCTATCACATCAAAATATGCCTCATTGTTGGTGTATTTAACACCAGCTCGCCTCCACGGGATGCTGGACAATTGTCCTGTTGGCAACGTATCTCCAACATTACTGCCTCCtggaaaagagacacaaaaggCAACAGTGCAGATTCATTTCAGATCAAATTTAGAAATCCCTTCACAGCGGGCGGTTCATAGGGACCTCTGTTTACCTGTGAGCGTATTGACCACTGATCGCAGGATGGTGGGAGGCCTGATCATCTCTTTGAGGATGTTGGACTCTGTTGCCAGTGGGAAGCCGTTGTCCAGCATCTCCTCCAACAGCTCGTACACCGTCACCACATTGTCCTTGATGATACTTTCTGAACATTCTCCAAAATAGTCCTGACAAGAAATATTGCATGTATTAATCAAACAATGATTGATCCGATTACTTTTTTCTTAATCATTGAGTGTATAACACAAGAAAATACTGCAACATTCTTATCACAACTTCCTTTAGTCAAAGATTGTGTCATCTTATTGCTTTTTTTGTCCAACCAACTCTCCAATAGCGTTTGTCAGTTTCCTGTTACACAAAAGAGTTTCCTAATATTTTTCGTTTGTTACATAATTAAATTAAGCAGTGTCAACTTGTGATGCTTTAACGCGGGTGGTGGCCTACAAGCAAAGACtgaatattttctctttttaatataattataatttacatCATTTTGTCACTCGAAAAAAAGGGGATTCATCAGGAGAGCTCTGCTGTTTTGTTCTTGAATTCCTAACGATACAAACTAATGAATTACCTAAGATTCCTCTTGTGACCTACAAGGTTATGTTTTTGAGTGTCTTTGTAAgaaagattatgcaaaaattaCTCAACTGATTCCCATGGATTTTTGGGGAGGGATGGAGCATGAGCCAATAAATGAACATTACCAACATTAAGACCTACAAATACATGTTAAGGAGCCCTAAACTTTTTGAATTCTTGTTTTGGGGGTCAGAGGCTGATAGTTTTGGGAAACCTTGATCGAAGCCACATCTTTACACAACCATCTAATACAAGTTTATATAAGACTTAGAAATCCTGGCATCTGTCTGGACGCACCTGGAACGTGTCTGCCACCCTGTGCAGGAACTCGATGACAAACAGCGGGGAGATCTCGGTCTGGACGACGGACAGGAAGAAGAGCTTGTCTCTGTAGATGGTGATGAGGTAGTGGTGGGGGGTCTGCAGGACTGGGGGCACATTCTCCGGCTGCACCGCCTTCTCCTTGGCCTCGAAGAAGTAGTCGCACACGGTCCTGCTGATGACGCTCTTCCAGTGTTTCTCCAGGAAGATGTCTCCcgactgattcaccaggaacaGACTGTGGATCATCTCAGCTGCAACAACGAAGCGTCTGTTAGCGCGTTAGCTTCGCCTCGAGACATGACgtcaacacttttattttgaacatcAGCCCTCGTCAGTCACGAGTCTGTGCACaaatcacagcaacacaccGCTAGTGTCACCAACGTCAACATTTAGCTCAAGTCAATCTGGAAAACTAAGTTCTACCTCAGGTAACTGATCAGTTAGGAACATGATTGCAACAAATGTAGGAGCTTTTTCAACGCCTGTATTTTGCTGCTAAAGCTAAAACCGAGCCATACGGATCCCATCCCAGGGCATTAATGTTTATACAGTTTAGAATGTTGTAAAAAACTTTTACCTGCTGGCTTCAGCTGACTCTGCCGAGACACAATCACTCTGTGTCAATATGGCAGAAGTGtgtgagcagctgaggaggcgCCTGCAGATCCCACGACACGTAAACGCAACTCAGACACGAGTAAATGTCGATAAAcgaaaaataaaaaggtcaaaACAACATTATTGAAATACTGAGGTTTGTTTTAAAGCATTAAAATGGGAAACAACTCGAGTTGTAAAGCACACGAAACTTTCAGAGAAACGTTCAGGACTTTTTGGTCAGGCGAAATTTGCGGACAGCTATATAGAATATTACTCCCCCGAGTACGGACTTTCAGGTGTTTGTGCCACTCCCACCTTTGAACATACATTAACTTTAATCGTCGTGTTCGGTTTCAATAagtaagaatacaaataattgATAATTCATCTAGAGTTTTATTATTGAATAATCGTCATGATTACAATGATTTAGCGAAAGAAAGCAACAATCATAATCAATCATATACACATATTACAACATATGATATAACATAAACAAAGTGCAAAATATAAATAGGGCAatacaataatttaaaaaaagcctaTTCTTCAGAAACTTAttaaagtgttttgtttatctTGTCATTTTGGAACCTTTTTCCACCTTTGctatattatactatattataatGTCTTTTTTAGTCCTATCAGTGTAagactttttttgtatttattgcccgggtttctttttaaatatttattcctAATGAAAAGCTAAATACTTTTAACTAACTCACCTCAATCAATGTAGGATTTCTGATTGGTAGAAGGATACTTCACCCTTCGAGCCCGCACTCCGGGCACCAATCCCTCCCATGCCAGAGTGGCACGCTGTTCTCTTACCGGTGAAACgtgctctcctctctgtttgctCTACTCTCGCTCATCATGGCCTCCGGTGAACCCAAAGCTAAGAAATCCAGACTctcggaggaggagaagaagaaggaggagaagaagaaggagtctCCAAGCAAAGAGACTTCTGCCAAACTGAGGTgatagaaaacaacaacaaactaaactaaacgTGTCTGGAGAAGCGCGGGGGCGCGAGTTTCCTCTGAGAATGCTAACAATGGCTCCACTCTCTTTAGTTAGCAGTGTTTGAAATGAACGAGTAAGGTTGAAATGTCGGGTTTGTTTGACCATAAAAAGTGTTAAACCGCTCGGAGAGGAAGCTGTGCCGTGAGGTCTTAGCGGTTAGCTTCATGCTAACAGTTAGCAGGTTGTAAAACATTGGAGTCAGGGGCACTTTGGACATAGGCGTTACCGTGGCAACAAGCTTCCGACTCAGGTCCGTGCGTGGACCAATGTCCGATTCACTCTCAGGGCCACCAACCGCTTCCCCCCTCTCACGTTTTACAGGTGCAGGAAGAGTCTTTATTTATCTGATGCTCTCCCTCCATACaaaaccacagctgcagccgcCAGCCCCAAAAACAATGCGGTCACGTGGTGGGGAATCTGTGGCGCTTCCATGCTGTTTACATGTTATCCAAACATGTTGCAGTACCCTGCGACGTCCGCCATATACCCCCCACAGCTGGAAATACTCTTTATATATCATCACGGTATCTCTGCTCATCAGCAAGCCCGTCACGCCGTCGCGCAGCTTCCAGACATCGACCGGTTGAGGATCGAGGGCTCGGGGGAACGCTGCAACACGAGCCTATCAACAAACAGAGACTGGCAGCCCgggtcttcctcctcctcatgctaCCAATCGGTCGGTCCCTGGTAGGAGGAGCCGGTTGCCGTGGGAAATCGATTTTACCGCTCGCTCACAGAGCTGAAGATGGGAAGTTTTTTTTGAAAGCGTAGCTCTTTCTGAACCGGTTTTAGGTTGCTCAACAGGTCTGTCAGTTTGTAGCTGGTGCACACACATAGAGGGACACCAGGATGTCGGCTGCAAGGTAAGACCACGTTGACATACAGGGAGCTGACTTGAATCCAGGCAGTGAGGATTTGATGTAGAAAACCGTTTTATTATCAGGCTGCACATTGCCACATGTTTTCTATCAGAGGTTGGTGCATTGGCCACATTGGTTGAGGCTTTTTCTATTTTTCGGTGACACAAACTCATCAGTGTAACTTGAGTCCCTGCCTGCTGGACGACGACGTCTCTTTTATCTTTTCACAATCCACCTCCCATGGTGCGTCTTCTTGCTGCCTGAGATCTTGTCCTTGGCGTCGTAGACAGAGAGAGGCCACATCGGAAAACCTCCGCGCCCATGATGGTGTGTGGAGGTGACATCTGTCCTGGGCTGCCATCAGAGACTTGCTACATCTGGGGTTTTCCCCACTAACACAGATAGACTGGGTTGACATGTGGAACCAGCATGGAGAAAGTGAAGACACCACCAAGACACAAAGATGATGCAGCTATTGCCACAATGGCCCGGTGCTTTCGCAGCATCACTCTCAGATCGTTAAGcattatcttaaaaaaaagaaaaaacacacaagtccctgttgaatttttttatgcGGGGACAGAGAGTGCAATAGTAGCCCTCTCATCTTGTTGAGCACCAGTGGAGGGAATGTTGCAATTTTGCTTATTTTAAATGGTGATTTCTTGGTGTCACAAGACAGGTTTGTGAAAATTGTCCAGCCTTGTGCTCAGTTGTTTGCCTGTGGAAAGAAGAGAACGGAACACCCTGCGCACAAACAGAGCTTGCTGCTGTCCTGATATTTGCTCACTGTGGATGTCATACCACAGTTACATGCATGACCAACTGGATGTCACCACCGACCATGTTAATGTTCTCTTGTAATATCTGACCATGTGTCATTTCTGAACTAGGTCTGtaagaaattaattatttctGCTGTTCTCTGTGTGAACGGGAAGTGATGAATCATGTGATGGAAATTAATTCGCATGGAAACAAAGCTGAAACCAACACATTCCGCAGAGAGGACAAACATGAGTTATGTTCCCACAATAAGCTGAAACAAGGATTTTAAGTCAGTCAAGTCAACTCTACTATTATTCATCCACATACAAAGTATACGGCTGAACTAAATGGTGTTTCTCGCAGACCAATGTACAAAAAAGTAACAGTgaagcacaaaaacacaacatataaacGATAAACACATCAGTCACTGTATTGTCAATTCTGCCACATTTACAGGAAAGATGGGATTGAAATATAATCACTGTCTCATCCCTGGTATAACCAAATGTATAGAGATCATATAAGTAAACAACATTAAGTACtcaattgttttttcttctaaCACTCAGTCTCCTTATGTTTCAGCACTAATTCGCTCTTTGGTATGGGAAACCCTTTGCTGGACATCTGTGCCATAGTGGACAAAGACTTCTTGGACAAGTAAGTTAAAGAATTGAAGCAATGAAATAAAATTGTCACCTGAATAAAGTGCTGTTGTTGGATTAGTCCCTAAACTACAATCCAGTAGTTGCAAAGATGATTCCTCAAAGCttaatgtaatattttaatCCTAGTTGGTACAATACATTACAAATATTGGGATTGTTTATGTTTCAATGTTCTTCGTATGCTGCCGTTATTTCTCCACAAAGCGCAGTCACAATCTGATAATATGAAATAAAGACATCTGGTGTCAGTGGATTGGCCATTGCAAGAGGCTGACCATAAGAGAAAGAGCCTCTATGATGTAATTCAATCAATGGAGATACAAGATAATGGTGATGCAAGAGAGCAGAGCTCCGGAGACAGCAGAGATGTCAAATAGTCTGTCAGCAGAGCTTTATgtccagcagacacacagcttAAGTGTAGGAGACAGTGCCTCTTTACATAAGCAGTGATATGCATTAAACTGAGGAAAACATTTAGTGCCTTTCCCTGTTTTGTCACCACGTTTACATTACTAGCTAGAAGGGCACTTTTTGGTCTACCCACCTATCAAGGTCGAACGATCCtaaatttaaatagtttttttcaacATGAATCATACATTATTTCAATCCCATTCCCTCACCAAGGTTCGGTGTAAATTAGTTCAGTATTGTTTTCATAATCCTGTTCCTATCATGTCAGCCACATCTTAAAGTCTGTCAATGGAACCTACAAAGTTTGTGGAGGTTCTGTTAGGCAGCTGCAGTTTCCCCTTTTACTTGCttacatctttatttaattataaatgtaCGAAAAGTTGAGTTAAACCTGAGCGATCCCATGCCAGGGGGTAAAtagttacagcagcagatagtcataatgaggtagacaagagaacatgtgaaagtaaagatggaaaaataaaatatttaagtaaatagaaatacagagaatattaatataatatacaccTTTCACTACAGaggaatacattttttgtaGAGAAATGTACTTGTGTAAACAACAGAGGCACAAAATGATTGCACACGTTTGTATACTCTCTTTTGCATATTTATTGTATTCATTAAACTGATAGAGAATGATCTAAAATAAATCCCCATCACCACCCTACATAAGGTGAGGCAGATAATTACATTATCTAATTAATTAACATATTTCATACAAGCGGGTGGACCCCAGGTGctttacagagacacacagtctGATCAGTAGTTTTCTTGTGTGTCCGAGCTGTTTGACTTGACAAGGGCAAAGGGTTCCTCTCGGCTCCAGCTCAGAGTCCACACTCAAAACCCCTGGATTAGAGATAAACCTGCAAAGCACAGCTCTATCTCAGTCTCACACTTAGAACCAAGCCGGACTAAAGCTGCACGTTAATCCCCAGCCTACCTTTCCCTTGAAAGAAACTGCTAATTTTTCAGACCAACGTATTGATGTGGAGTTGGGGGGTAACAGCCTTTTTTTATGGGGCCTCTCAACACTTTTTCTTGTGTTCTTATAGCTGAAAAAGGTCATGAATCACGTTTTCCATGCATGGTCCGCAACGCATTTGGCAGCACTGCCATTGCGTCTGTGATGCAGTACAGactcttactgtgtgtgtttgaatgagcagagttttatttgtttgacatGGTTCTGATTCCTTTTAACTCCTTTAATTATTTGCAGGTACACGCTGAAACCCAATGACCAGATCCTGGCAGAGGACAAGCATAAAGCGCTGTACGTATCTTGCACACAGCAACATCCCCTGTAGAACATCGAGTTCTAACACGTCTCATAATGTGGTTTGGAGACTGGCACAGGGAGAAAAGCCATATCTCTTTATCCTTATTGAGTTTGCTCCACTCCGTTCTTGGGAGGGCCAGTCAAAACAGGCCCACACCAGAAATCCCCACGACTGACCTCCGTTCTTTTTTTGAAGGCCAATAGCAGCGCGGCAGATCCGGTTGTGAGAGCTGGTCTCAGCCAATAGCAAAGCAGGAAACTCTCACCTCCCAGTCCATctgagacaagagagagaaagcaaacaTTGAACAGCGGATGATAAGAAAAtcatgtgtgactgtgtgagaaAAGATTGTACTCATGTATTTTGACTCCCCttggtttaaaacaaaataaaggcaGGTATTAgaataatgaattataataaataatgcaTACTAACTGATAGACGGTCTCCCCCATTGgatttttctccccctcttccaGATATTGTCTCCTCTTGTCCAACATCTGGCTCAGTCTCAGGACCGCTAACAGCAGTCAGCTtggtctctctcacacaaaccacacagacgcatgtatgtgtgtgggaagACATGAGGGCTATATTTAGACCTCATAACATGGCTAATTCAGGAGCCCCAAGTGTCTTACGTAACAGGCCCAAATGGTTCAAATAGTTTAATCAGTGATCAGTCATGCGTGTACTGTAAGTGAAACCACTGTCCAACTTCAGATGAGGTTACTGGCCGGCAAGCCATATCTATCAGCATGTTCATCACAAGGGTGGACACAACAAAGCCACCCAGCTGCAGACTGTGCCTAGTATTTTCTACACATTTAAGAAAGTAAATAAGCGAGGCTCCTAAAATGTTGTAAAGCTTCCTTTAAGAAGCCGGCGAAGCCTTCAGTGCCAAACAGACGCAGTTTGGTCAGTGCTCAAAACCTTACCCTGCCATAGTTGttacttagtgtgtgtgttgtcaggttTGAAACTTTGTTCTTGGCCTTTGTCATTAAACCAGCATCTCAAAAAGACAGTAAACAATTGGCAAACAAAATCTACATGTGATCAACGTTACATCTACACTACTTAAGGAGGAGGTCTTATGCT
The Platichthys flesus chromosome 12, fPlaFle2.1, whole genome shotgun sequence DNA segment above includes these coding regions:
- the LOC133965798 gene encoding AP-3 complex subunit mu-1-like; protein product: MIHSLFLVNQSGDIFLEKHWKSVISRTVCDYFFEAKEKAVQPENVPPVLQTPHHYLITIYRDKLFFLSVVQTEISPLFVIEFLHRVADTFQDYFGECSESIIKDNVVTVYELLEEMLDNGFPLATESNILKEMIRPPTILRSVVNTLTGGSNVGDTLPTGQLSSIPWRRAGVKYTNNEAYFDVIEEIDAIVDKSGTTVFAEIQGVIEASVKLTGMPDLTLSFMNPRLLDDMSFHPCVRFKRWEAERVLSFIPPDGNFTLMTYHVTSQNLVALPVYVKQNISFFETGSCGRLDITIGPKQTMGKTVEGLMVTVHMPKSVLSVNLTASQGNYTYDLTSKLLVWDIGKLNPQKLPNLRGGLTMLSGAPRPEENPSLDINLKIQQLAISGVKVSRLDMYGEKYKPFKGVKYLTKAGKFQVRT